The genomic region GCGTGCACCTCAAGGCCATGACCCTGCGCGGGTTCAAATCCTTTGCCTCGGCCACCACACTGCGGTTCGAGCCGGGCATCACCTGCGTCGTGGGGCCCAATGGATCAGGTAAATCCAATGTGGTCGACGCGCTTTCCTGGGTCATGGGCGAGCAGGGGGCGAAGTCGCTGCGCGGCGGCAAGATGGAAGACGTGATCTTCGCCGGGACGACCGGCCGGCCGCCGCTGGGACGCGCCGAGGTCTCGCTCACCATCGACAACTCGGACGGCGCGCTGCCCATCGAGTACGCCGAAGTCACGCTCACCCGGATCATGTTCCGCAACGGTGGCAGCGAATACCAGATCAACGGCGACACCTGCCGGCTGCTCGACATCCAGGAATTGCTCTCGGATTCCGGTATCGGCCGTGAGATGCACGTCATCGTCGGGCAGGGCCAGCTCGACTCCGTCCTGCACGCCGACCCGATGGGGCGGAGAGCCTTTGTCGAAGAGGCGGCGGGCGTGCTCAAGCACCGCAAGCGGAAAGAGAAGGCGCTGCGGAAGCTGGACGCGATGCAGGCCAACCTCGCGCGTGTCCAGGACCTGACCGATGAACTGCGGCGCCAGCTCAAGCCGTTGGGGAGGCAGGCCGCGGTCGCCCGGCGCGCCGCCGTCATCCAGGCCGATCTGCGCGACGCCAGACTGCGGCTGCTTGCCGACGACCTGGTGACGATGCGGGAGGCCCTGCGCACCGAGATCGCCGACGAGGCCGCGCTGAAACAGCGCAGGGAGACGGCCGAGGCGGCGCTGAAGGCCGCGCTGTCCCGCGAGGCAGGCCTGGAGGACGAGGTGCGGCGGCTGGCGCCACGGCTCCAGCAGGCCCAGCAGACCTGGTACGAACTGTCGCAGCTGGCCGAACGGGTGCGTGGCACCGTCTCGCTCGCGGACGCGCGCGTGAAGAGCGCGTCCGCCGCCCCGGACGAGGAGCGGCGGGGGCGCGACCCCGAGGAGATGGAGCGCGAGGCCGCCAGGATCCGGGAGCAGGAGGCCGAACTGGAGGCCTCGCTCGAATCGGCGGAGCGCGCGCTGGAGGACACCGCCGCCCACCGGGCCGATCTGGAGCGGGACCTGGCGGCCGAGGAGCGCAGGCTCAAGGACGCGGCGCGGGCCATCGCCGACCGGCGCGAGGGTCTCGCCCGGCTGCACGGGCAGGTCAACGCGGCCCGCAGCAGGGCGGGTTCGGCCCAGGCCGAGATCGACCGGCTCGCCGAGGCACGGGACGGGGCGCAGGAACGGGCCGTCGCCGCGCAGCAGGAGTACGAGCAGCTCAAGGCCGAGGTGGACGGCCTCGATGTCGACGACCGGGAGCTGGCCGACCGGCACAGCGCGGCGAAGACCGCCCTCGTGGAAGCCGAGGCCGGGCTCACCGCCGCCCGGGAGGCGGCGACGGCCGCCGAGCGCAAGCGCGCCGCGGTGGCGGCCAGACGCGAGGCGCTGGCGCTGGGGCTGCGTCGCAAGGACGGTACGGGCGTCCTGCTGGGAGCCGAGGACCGGCCCGAGGGTTTGCTGGGTCCGGCCGCCGAACTGCTGACGGTGACGGCCGGGTACGAGGTCCCGGTGGCGGCGGCACTGGGCGTCGCCGCCGACGCGCTCGCTGTGCGCGACCCGGCCACGGCCGCGGACGCGATCCGGCTGCTGCGGAAACGGGACGCGGGGCGGGCGACGCTGCTGCCCGGTACGGCCGCGGCGCCGCAGGAGAACCGGGTGAACGGGCTTCCCGGCCAGGCCGCAGGGGAGAGCGGAGCACCCGCGGCCGACGCCGTGATCCCGTCCCCGTCCCCGTCCCCGTCCTCGTCCCCGTCCTCGTCCTCGTCCCTGTCCTTGTCCTCTTCCCCGGACACCGTCCCCGGACAGCACACGGCACCCGACGGCCCGGCGCCGGTGGCACTTCCCGGGCAGGCCGGCGGGGACACATCTGGCGCCGTGGCGCGCGTGGCGGGGACCGACGGCGCAGGCAGGGGCCGCACGGAGCCACCGTCCGACGGGCTGTCCGGCGAACCGTCCGCAGGGACGTCCGCCGAGCTGTCGGGCGAACCGGCGCAGCACCCCCGCAGCACCGTCCCGCTCGTCGCGCCCCTCGCCGTGGATCTCGTCGACGGGCCCGCCGGGCTACTGCCCGCCGTACACAGGCTGCTGCGGGACATCGTGGTCGTAGGGACGCTGGAGGACGCCGAGGATCTGATCGCCGCCCGTCCCGGACTGACCGCGGTCACCGCCGAGGGAGATGTCCTCGGGGCGCACTTCGCGCACGGCGGGTCCGCGGGCGCGCCCAGTCTGCTCGAAGTCCAGGCGTCCGTCGACGAGGCCGCCGCCGAACTGGCCGATCTGGCCGTGCGGTGCGAGGAACTGGCGGCGGCCCAGCACACCGCGGGCGAGCGTCGTACGGAGTGTGCGGCCCTCGTCGAGGAACTGGTGGAGCTGCGGCGCGCCGCCGACCGGGAGAAGTCCGGTGTCGCCCAGCAGCTCGGGCGGCTGGCCGGGCAGGCGCGCGGTGCGGCGGGCGAGGCCGAGCGGTCGGCGGCGGCTGCTGCCAAGGCGCAGGACGCGCTGGAGCGTGCGACCGGTGAGGCCGAGGAACTGGCCGAGCGGCTGCTGGTGGCCGAGGAGGCGAGCCCCGTCGGGGACGAGGAGCCGGACACCTCCGTACGGGACCGGCTGGCCGCCGACGGCGCCAACGCCCGGCAGACCGAGATGGAGGCGCGGCTCCAGGCCCGTACGCACGAGGAGCGCGTGAAGGGGCTCGCGGGGCGGGCCGAGTCACTCGACCGGGGAGCGCGCGCCGAGCGGGAAGCGCGGGCGCGGGCCGAGCAGCGCCGGGCCCGGCTGCGTCAGGAGGCCGAGGTGGCGTCGGCCGTCGCGGACGGCGCCCGGCAGTTGCTCGCCCATGTCGAGGTGTCCCTCGTACGGGCCGAGCAGGAGCGGGCCGCGGCCGAGGCCGCGAAGGCCGGGCGCGAGCAGGAACTGGTGGCCGAGCGGAACCGCGGCCGGGACCTCAAGGGCGAGCTGGACAAACTCACCGACTCGGTCCACCGCGGCGAAGTGCTGGGCGCCGAGAAGCGGCTGCGGATCGAGCAGTTGGAGGAGAAGGCCCTGGAGGAGCTGGGTGTGGAACCGGCCGGTCTGGTGGCGGACTACGGGCCGGGCCAGCCGGTACCGCCGTCCCCGGCCGCGGAGGGCGAGGAGTTGCCCGACGACCCGGACCACCCGCGGAACCAGCCCGTGCCGTTCGTCAGGGCCGACCAGGAGAAGCGGCTCCGGTCGGCCGAACGGGCGTATCAGCAACTCGGGAAGGTGAATCCGCTCGCCCTGGAGGAATTCTCGGCCCTGGAGGAGCGGCACAAGTTCCTCTCCGAGCAGCTGGAGGACCTGAAGAAGACCAGGGCCGACCTGTTGCTGGTCGTGAAGGAGGTCGACGAGCGGGTCGAACAGGTCTTCACCGAGGCGTACCGCGACACCGCCCGCGAGTTCGAAGGGGTCTTCGCACGTCTCTTCCCCGGCGGCGACGGGCGGCTGGTCCTGACCGACCCCGACAACATGCTGACCACCGGCATCGACGTCGAGGCCAGGCCCCCGGGCAAGAAGGTCAAGCGCCTCTCGCTGCTGTCCGGCGGGGAGCGTTCGCTGACCGCCGTGGCCCTGCTGGTGTCGATCTTCAAGGCCAGGCCGAGCCCCTTCTACGTGATGGACGAGGTCGAGGCCGCGCTGGACGACACCAATCTGCAGCGGCTGATCAGGATCATGGAGGAGCTCCAGGAGAGTTCCCAGCTGATCGTGATCACTCATCAGAAGCGGACGATGGAAGTGGCCGACGCGCTCTACGGCGTTTCCATGCAGGGCGACGGGGTGTCCAAGGTCATCAGCCAGCGCCTGCGCTGAGAGGACAGCGTCCGGCGGGCTCTCCACCTGCCGGTCCGCCGAGTGGTGACCTCCCGGAAGCTGTGACCAACTGGAGGGGCTCGTACCCCCATGCCCGTCCTAGCGGACGTGCCCGAGGAGTTCATGTGACCAGCACGGCGACACCGCAGCCCGGGGGCAGTCCGGCTGCCACGGAGCACCTCGCGCACGTCATCTTCATCACCGCGGCTGCCGCCATGGGCGGGTTCCTCTTCGGTTACGACAGCTCTGTGATCAACGGTGCGGTCGAGGCCATCCAGAGTCGCTACGACATCGGGTCCGCCACCCTGGCCCAGGTCATCGCCATCGCGCTGATCGGCTGTGCGATCGGCGCTGCCACCGCGGGCCGCATCGCCGACCGCATCGGACGGATCCGGTGCATGCAGATCGCGTCGGTGCTGTTCACCATCAGCGCCATCGGCTCCGCGTTGCCCTTCGCTCTCTGGGACCTGGCCATGTGGCGGATCATCGGCGGCTTCGGTATCGGGATGGCCTCGGTGATCGGTCCCGCCTACATCGCCGAGGTCTCACCGCCCGCCTACCGCGGCCGGCTCGGGTCCTTCCAGCAGGCGGCGATCGTCATCGGTATCGCCGTCTCGCAGCTCGTCAACTACGGCATCCTGCAGGCGGCCAACGGCAACCAGCGCGGACAGCTGCTGGGCGTCGAGGCCTGGCAGGTGATGCTCGGCGTCATGGTCATCCCGGCCGTCATCTACGGTCTGCTCTCCTTCGCGATCCCCGAGTCCCCGCGCTATCTGATCTCGGCGGGCAAGGAGGCGCGGGCCAAGCAGGTGCTGGCCGACGTCGAGGGCACGGACATCGATCTGGACGCCCGCGTGGCCGAGATCGAGCACGCCATGCGGCGCGAGCACAAGTCGACCTTCAAGGACCTGCTCGGCGGCGGCTTCTACTTCAAGCGGATCGTCTGGATCGGTATCGGCCTCTCCGCCTTCCAGCAACTCGTCGGCATCAACGTGGCCTTCTACTACTCGTCGAGGCTGTGGCAGTCGGTCGGCATCGACCCGACGACCTCGTTCTTCTACTCGTTCACGACGTCGATCATCAACATCATCGGCACCGTCGTCGCGATGATCTTCGTCGACAGGATCGGCCGCAGGCCGCTCGTGCTGATCGGTTCCGTGGGCATGGTCATCGGACTCGCGCTGGAGGCCTGGGCCTTCTCGTACCACCTGGTCCACGGCAAGCTGCCGACCGCCCAGGGCTGGGTCGCCCTGATCGCGGCCCACTGGTTCGTCTTCTTCTTCGCGATGTCCTGGGGTGTGGTCGTCTGGGTGCTGCTCGGCGAGATGTTCCCCAACAAGATCCGGGCCGCCGCCCTGGGTGTGGCCGCGTCCGCCCAGTGGATCGCCAACTGGGCGATCACGGCCAGCTTCCCGAGCCTGTCCGACTGGAACCTCTCCGCGACGTACGTCATCTATACGTTCTTCGCGGCGCTCTCGATCCCGTTCGTGCTCCTGTTCGTGAAGGAGACCAAGGGCAGGACGCTGGAGTCCATGGGCTGACCGCAGCGCCCCCTCTCCGCCACCCTGCTCAGCTCTTCAGCCGGGGCAGTACCTGTTCGGCGAACAGCTGGAGGCTGCGCCGGCCCTCGTCCACCGGCATTCCTCCGCACAGCGGATGCAGGACCAGGCTGTCGGCGCCGGACTCGGCCAGCGCCACGCACGCGTCGGGTGTGACGACCCGGTAGATCCCTTCGGCGCGCAGTTCCGCCACGGTGTCCGCCGACGAACGCACTGCGGACCGGATGTCCTTGGACTGCCAGGAGGAGTACGTCCGCGCCTCGTGCAGGAAGTGCTCGCCGTACTCGGCCCAGACCCGGTCCGGGTCCTCGGCCACGTGCAGCAGCGGGACCTCCGCCGCGGGCATCATGCAGAACCCGTCGGTGCCGTGCTCGGCGCGCTGTTCGTGGTAGTACGCCTCCAGCTCGGGCAGATGCGCGCTCGGGAAGAGCGGCAGCCCCAGCCGGGCCGCCCGGCGGGCCGCCGCCCGGGACGAGCCGCCGACGAGCAGCAGCGGATGGGGCTGTGTGTACGGACGCGGAGTGACCCGGACGGTGCGCCCCCGGTACTCGAACGGTTCGCCGGTCCAGGCGTTCAACAGGGTTTCCAGCAGCTCGTCCTGGAGTTTCCCGCGCCTGCCCCACTCGGCGCCCAGCTGCGCGTACTCCTCCTGCCGGTACCCGATGCCCGCGACCGTCACCAGGCGGCCCGCACTGATCAGATCCAGTACCGCGATGTCCTCCGCGAGCCGCAGCGGGTCGTACAGCGGGCCGATGATCGCCGAGACGGTGACCGCGATCCGGCGGGTGGCGCCGAAGACGGAGCCCGCGAAGACGAAGGGGGAGGGCAGCCAGTTGTTGGCGACGCCGTGGTGTTCCTCGGTCTGGACGGTGTCGATGCCGTGGCCGTCCGCGTACACGGCCATCTCCAGGGCGGCCCGGTAGCGGGTCGAGAGGGACTCGGGAGTCGCCCGGGGATCGACGAGATTGAACCTGACGACTGTGAAGGCCATGACGGGAAGTCCCCCTTCGCCGGGTGGGAGCTGGCGAAGGGGGACGGTAGCTGACGTAGCGTCAGATGGGTAGGGTCGCGGGCTCACGGTCCGCGTCAGGCCCGCTGACGTCCGCCTTCGGCTTCGGGAGTACGGCGTAGAGCGCGGCCGAGACCAGGATGGTGACCACCCAGCCGAGGCCGTTGCGGCCGAGCCAGCTGTCCGCGAACGGTCCGCTGAACCACGCGGAGTCCGCGGTGCCCGCCCGGGTGAACAGCATCCCGGTGATCAGCGCGGCGAGCCAGGCGCCGACGGCGGCGGGGCTGAACCCGCCCCGGTACCAGTAGGCGCTGGTCCGGGTGGTGTCCATCAGGGCCACCGCGTCGTACCTGCGTCCGCGCAGCATGTCCGCGCCGAACACCCCTATCCAGGCGGAGAAGGCCACGGCGAGCAGGGAGAGGAATGCGATGAAGGAGCCCAGGAAACTGGTGGCCGCCAGCATCAGCACCAGCCCGAGCACCACGCTGATCACGGCGTTCACGGAGACCGCCCAGGCGCGGGGGACCTTGATGCCCAGCGTCAGCGCGGTGAAACCGGCCGAGTACATCGACATCGCGTTGATCAGGACCATGCCGACCAGGGCGATCAGCAGATACGGCACCGCGATCCACATCGGCAGGACCTTGCCCAGGAAGGAGACCGGGTCGGCAGCGCCCGCGAGGTCCGGGGTGGAGACCGCCATCACGGCGCCCATCAGCACCATCGGCAGGACGACGATGCCCGCGCCGCCGATCGACGCGCCGATCATGCCCGCGCCGGAGGAACGCCGCGGCAGGTACCGCGCGAAGTCCGGGCCCGACGGGACCCAGCTGAGACCGCCCGCGGCGATCAGGCCGATACCCGCGACCAGCGACGCGGTGGTACCGGCGGGCTTGGCGAACACGGCCGACCAGTCGGTGTCGGCGATCAGATAGACCAGCACCAGGGCGGAGAAGGCCCCGAAGAGATATGTGGACCACTTGTTGCACACGTGCAGGGCGTTGATGCCGAGGCCCGAGATCAGGAACGTGGCGGCGACGAACAGCACCAGGGTCACGACGATCAGCGGGGTGCTGCTGTGGATGCCGAAGCAGATGTCCAGCACGGTCAGCAGCGCGTACGCACCGGTCACCGCATTGATCGTTTCCCAGCCCCAGCGGGCGATCCAGATCAGCGAACCGGGCAGCAGATTGCCGCGCTGTCCGAAGACCGCACGCGACAGCGCCATGCCGGGAGCGCCGCCGCGCTTTCCCGCGATGCTGATGAAGCCGACCAGCCCGTAACTGATCACCGGGGCCGCGAAGGCGACGATCAGCGCCTGCCAGAAGTTCAGTTTGTCGGCGACCACCAGACTCGCGCCCATGGCGAGCAGCAGCACGCTGATATTGGCGGCGACCCAGGTCGGAATGAGATCGCGGACACGGCCTTTGCGTTCGCTGTCCGGGACCGGTTCGAGACCGCGGGTTTCCACCGCGCCTTCGGTAACGTCGGAGGCGTGGGGCATGGGGGGCTCCGTGCAGGCGTGAGGGGGAAT from Streptomyces sp. NBC_01267 harbors:
- a CDS encoding AAA family ATPase, with protein sequence MHLKAMTLRGFKSFASATTLRFEPGITCVVGPNGSGKSNVVDALSWVMGEQGAKSLRGGKMEDVIFAGTTGRPPLGRAEVSLTIDNSDGALPIEYAEVTLTRIMFRNGGSEYQINGDTCRLLDIQELLSDSGIGREMHVIVGQGQLDSVLHADPMGRRAFVEEAAGVLKHRKRKEKALRKLDAMQANLARVQDLTDELRRQLKPLGRQAAVARRAAVIQADLRDARLRLLADDLVTMREALRTEIADEAALKQRRETAEAALKAALSREAGLEDEVRRLAPRLQQAQQTWYELSQLAERVRGTVSLADARVKSASAAPDEERRGRDPEEMEREAARIREQEAELEASLESAERALEDTAAHRADLERDLAAEERRLKDAARAIADRREGLARLHGQVNAARSRAGSAQAEIDRLAEARDGAQERAVAAQQEYEQLKAEVDGLDVDDRELADRHSAAKTALVEAEAGLTAAREAATAAERKRAAVAARREALALGLRRKDGTGVLLGAEDRPEGLLGPAAELLTVTAGYEVPVAAALGVAADALAVRDPATAADAIRLLRKRDAGRATLLPGTAAAPQENRVNGLPGQAAGESGAPAADAVIPSPSPSPSSSPSSSSSLSLSSSPDTVPGQHTAPDGPAPVALPGQAGGDTSGAVARVAGTDGAGRGRTEPPSDGLSGEPSAGTSAELSGEPAQHPRSTVPLVAPLAVDLVDGPAGLLPAVHRLLRDIVVVGTLEDAEDLIAARPGLTAVTAEGDVLGAHFAHGGSAGAPSLLEVQASVDEAAAELADLAVRCEELAAAQHTAGERRTECAALVEELVELRRAADREKSGVAQQLGRLAGQARGAAGEAERSAAAAAKAQDALERATGEAEELAERLLVAEEASPVGDEEPDTSVRDRLAADGANARQTEMEARLQARTHEERVKGLAGRAESLDRGARAEREARARAEQRRARLRQEAEVASAVADGARQLLAHVEVSLVRAEQERAAAEAAKAGREQELVAERNRGRDLKGELDKLTDSVHRGEVLGAEKRLRIEQLEEKALEELGVEPAGLVADYGPGQPVPPSPAAEGEELPDDPDHPRNQPVPFVRADQEKRLRSAERAYQQLGKVNPLALEEFSALEERHKFLSEQLEDLKKTRADLLLVVKEVDERVEQVFTEAYRDTAREFEGVFARLFPGGDGRLVLTDPDNMLTTGIDVEARPPGKKVKRLSLLSGGERSLTAVALLVSIFKARPSPFYVMDEVEAALDDTNLQRLIRIMEELQESSQLIVITHQKRTMEVADALYGVSMQGDGVSKVISQRLR
- a CDS encoding sugar porter family MFS transporter, with protein sequence MTSTATPQPGGSPAATEHLAHVIFITAAAAMGGFLFGYDSSVINGAVEAIQSRYDIGSATLAQVIAIALIGCAIGAATAGRIADRIGRIRCMQIASVLFTISAIGSALPFALWDLAMWRIIGGFGIGMASVIGPAYIAEVSPPAYRGRLGSFQQAAIVIGIAVSQLVNYGILQAANGNQRGQLLGVEAWQVMLGVMVIPAVIYGLLSFAIPESPRYLISAGKEARAKQVLADVEGTDIDLDARVAEIEHAMRREHKSTFKDLLGGGFYFKRIVWIGIGLSAFQQLVGINVAFYYSSRLWQSVGIDPTTSFFYSFTTSIINIIGTVVAMIFVDRIGRRPLVLIGSVGMVIGLALEAWAFSYHLVHGKLPTAQGWVALIAAHWFVFFFAMSWGVVVWVLLGEMFPNKIRAAALGVAASAQWIANWAITASFPSLSDWNLSATYVIYTFFAALSIPFVLLFVKETKGRTLESMG
- a CDS encoding LLM class flavin-dependent oxidoreductase, with amino-acid sequence MAFTVVRFNLVDPRATPESLSTRYRAALEMAVYADGHGIDTVQTEEHHGVANNWLPSPFVFAGSVFGATRRIAVTVSAIIGPLYDPLRLAEDIAVLDLISAGRLVTVAGIGYRQEEYAQLGAEWGRRGKLQDELLETLLNAWTGEPFEYRGRTVRVTPRPYTQPHPLLLVGGSSRAAARRAARLGLPLFPSAHLPELEAYYHEQRAEHGTDGFCMMPAAEVPLLHVAEDPDRVWAEYGEHFLHEARTYSSWQSKDIRSAVRSSADTVAELRAEGIYRVVTPDACVALAESGADSLVLHPLCGGMPVDEGRRSLQLFAEQVLPRLKS
- a CDS encoding purine-cytosine permease family protein, producing MPHASDVTEGAVETRGLEPVPDSERKGRVRDLIPTWVAANISVLLLAMGASLVVADKLNFWQALIVAFAAPVISYGLVGFISIAGKRGGAPGMALSRAVFGQRGNLLPGSLIWIARWGWETINAVTGAYALLTVLDICFGIHSSTPLIVVTLVLFVAATFLISGLGINALHVCNKWSTYLFGAFSALVLVYLIADTDWSAVFAKPAGTTASLVAGIGLIAAGGLSWVPSGPDFARYLPRRSSGAGMIGASIGGAGIVVLPMVLMGAVMAVSTPDLAGAADPVSFLGKVLPMWIAVPYLLIALVGMVLINAMSMYSAGFTALTLGIKVPRAWAVSVNAVISVVLGLVLMLAATSFLGSFIAFLSLLAVAFSAWIGVFGADMLRGRRYDAVALMDTTRTSAYWYRGGFSPAAVGAWLAALITGMLFTRAGTADSAWFSGPFADSWLGRNGLGWVVTILVSAALYAVLPKPKADVSGPDADREPATLPI